Proteins co-encoded in one Acidobacteriota bacterium genomic window:
- a CDS encoding acyl-CoA desaturase, whose translation MWHCQPHAQWGAVVLKLAAQCSPEVTIKVSPVREFFRSTSAIPFFLLHVGALCAFYFPFQTSYLIWIFALYYVRMFAVTAGYHRYFSHRSYRMNRFWQFCMAFLAESSGQKGVLWWAAHHRYHHQHSDQETDIHSPRRHGFWRSHVGWIISHDYDEYDPKLIQDYRKFPELVFINNYNWIPPIALAGLVLTIGGWPLFFWGFLPSTVLLYHGTFTINSLAHIWGSRRFDTGDDSRNNFFLSLVTLGEGWHNNHHHYMHACRQGLYWWEIDITFYVLKVLSWVGIVRDMRSARHEASAG comes from the coding sequence ATGTGGCATTGCCAGCCACATGCCCAGTGGGGCGCAGTAGTTTTAAAGTTGGCTGCTCAGTGCAGCCCTGAGGTAACTATCAAGGTGTCACCTGTAAGAGAGTTTTTTCGTTCTACATCCGCCATTCCATTCTTCCTGCTCCATGTCGGGGCGTTGTGCGCTTTTTACTTTCCCTTTCAGACAAGTTATCTGATCTGGATTTTCGCGCTCTACTACGTCCGCATGTTCGCCGTTACCGCTGGCTATCATCGTTACTTCAGCCATCGCAGTTATCGCATGAATCGCTTCTGGCAGTTCTGCATGGCGTTTCTGGCAGAGAGTTCCGGACAGAAGGGCGTGCTGTGGTGGGCGGCGCATCATCGCTATCATCATCAGCATTCCGACCAGGAGACGGACATCCATTCGCCGCGCCGGCACGGTTTCTGGCGCTCGCATGTCGGCTGGATCATTTCGCACGACTACGATGAATACGATCCCAAGCTGATTCAGGACTACCGCAAATTTCCAGAGTTGGTTTTTATCAACAACTACAACTGGATTCCTCCCATTGCCCTCGCCGGACTGGTGCTGACGATCGGCGGCTGGCCGCTGTTCTTCTGGGGATTTCTGCCCTCCACCGTGCTGCTCTACCACGGGACGTTCACCATCAATTCGCTGGCGCACATCTGGGGCTCGCGCCGCTTTGATACCGGCGACGATAGCCGCAACAATTTTTTCCTGTCGCTGGTCACGCTCGGCGAGGGCTGGCACAACAATCATCACCACTACATGCACGCCTGCCGCCAGGGACTGTATTGGTGGGAGATCGATATCACGTTCTATGTGCTGAAAGTTTTGAGCTGGGTGGGAATTGTGCGCGACATGCGCAGCGCGCGCCATGAGGCGTCGGCGGGTTAG